Part of the Bacillus sp. N1-1 genome, CTTGTTTTCGAATATCTCTTCATTTTTCTTAATACCTCGGATTAAGCCGGTAGATTCAAGCAACGTGGCATGATGAAGCTGTGCGATTTCAGGAAACGGTAAGACGTTTTGTGAACGTTCATAATGCGTCGTTGTGATGTTGGGTATTTCTTTCACCAATTCTGCTGCTGAGCATTCTCCCGGCGGCTCCTCATGCACGACTTTATGGTCTGAAAGCGGGATAATTGCATAGGTGCTTTCTTCCAGACCGTCCAGCCCCAGCAGGTGATTGATGGATTGATCCAAGAATTGAAAATGAACCTTTGGATAAAAGCGAAAACACTTACTAACCTCTAACAGCTGACCAATTAGCGCGCCAGCATCCAACCCTTGAAGACGATACGAAAAGTTATGGTATTTAAAGAAGTTTTTCCAAAACATTGTAGTGATGATGACAGCCCCAAAACAATTGGAAAGGGAAGAGCTATTTCCTAGTGCACTGGTTAAGTAGGAATCAAAATTGCCCTTTCTGAGCAAGAGAAGGCGATGATGAGCGACATCGTAATGGTAAATTCCGCTCGGCAGTTCCTCTAGCTTGAGATAAAAATAAAGCTCACTTGGATATAAGCCGCCACCCGAAGGCGGGAAGCGGCGGAATCCTTGCATCGTTTCAGCTAATTCTTCGTCTGAGGAAGAGGGATAAGCTGTCTGATTAAACTGCGACAGCCCATACACATACCAAAGAAAATGTCCGAGGTTATTTAGGTCAGGTATTGGGCAAGGGGTCCGATCTTGAATTGTAAGTGGAATATCGTAAGGAAGTCGATACTCGGGTAAGTGACGATACACCTTAAATGGAAGGGGAGCATCGTCCCAGTTCACTTCCCAGTTTTGCGGCGTGACAAGCTCATTTTGGAAATGCAGCTGGTGTAAAAACAGGTCGAGATCCATGACATACCTCCTTGCCACGTTAAGGAAATGGATGCGGATAAGGGTTAAGCTCCTCAACCGTTAAGTCTCGATCAACAAAACCGAGTTCTTTTGGAACCTTTACTACTCTGCTTAAGCCGGTGACGCGTCTTAGGTGATGGCCAAATGTCATCGGCAGCATGCCAGGAATGATTACTTTTGCGCAGTGGAGTCCGTTCCGTTTTATTTCTGGTGTTGTTTGGTCCACTACGATTACATCTAAGTTTAAACTACGAAAGGTTTGTAACAGGTTATTCAGATCCTCTGTAAGATCATCATGAGGCTTTGCTGGTTGAAATGCCTCTTGGAATGTTTGCAACGGTCGGTTTTGATTTAGTAAAAAGTGAAGGCGTTCCTCAGCTTCAGGAAGTCCGTAAACCATGCCATGATCATCCATTTTCTTGACGAGCGAAGAATCATGATACAT contains:
- a CDS encoding SagB family peptide dehydrogenase — protein: MDLDLFLHQLHFQNELVTPQNWEVNWDDAPLPFKVYRHLPEYRLPYDIPLTIQDRTPCPIPDLNNLGHFLWYVYGLSQFNQTAYPSSSDEELAETMQGFRRFPPSGGGLYPSELYFYLKLEELPSGIYHYDVAHHRLLLLRKGNFDSYLTSALGNSSSLSNCFGAVIITTMFWKNFFKYHNFSYRLQGLDAGALIGQLLEVSKCFRFYPKVHFQFLDQSINHLLGLDGLEESTYAIIPLSDHKVVHEEPPGECSAAELVKEIPNITTTHYERSQNVLPFPEIAQLHHATLLESTGLIRGIKKNEEIFENKRKIALPEPKERSKDFAHVCRNRYSPEIDFNAQRIDHVQLASLLKESANSYRYANDLDKEENQSPRVSIYGCFYQVAGIPDGAYRYDANSHSLLLIKKGDFRFTLQAGMSLHNVNLHQVPICLHIVGDRTHHITDLGYRGYRIQHMEAGMLLQRLLLAATSLGMNGHPLLGFDINRCDEIYELEDAQKTTIIQVPIGFHRAKSWLVGGMHG